Part of the Carnobacterium pleistocenium FTR1 genome is shown below.
CGATTTTTATGAATTTGATTCAAATGATCATTGTGCCACTTATTTTCCCGGTCATTATTTTATCTATAGTTAATATTAGTGACACAAAAAGCTTTGGTAAAGTGGCAGGAAAGTCCTTTGTCTATTTCTTTTCAGTAACGACGGGATTGATCATTCTTAGTATTTTAGCCGGAAAATGGACTGGAATCGGCAGCAATTTTCAAACTGGAGCCGTCTCTACTGATTCCCTTGAAGGCATTGCAAGTGGAATTAACTTTCAAAGTTTTTTTCTGAGTATTGTACCGAGCAATCTATTTCAAGCCTTTGCAGATGGGAATTTATTGCCAATCATCTTTTTTGGAATTTTTCTTGGACTGTCATTAGTTTCAATAGGTGAAAAAGGAAAACCGGTTATTTCTTTTTTTGAATCATGGTCTCAAGCAATGTTTAAAATGGTTGATTATGCCATTTCTTTTGCTCCCATTGGTGTATTTGGATTTTTAGCTTATGATATTGCCGCATATGGGATAGAAAATTTAGTTGCTTTAGGACAATTTGTCTTATTTACTTACCTAGCCTTTATGATTGTCCTCTTGATAATTTTTCCAGTCATTGCTTGGTTTTTCCATGTACCTTACTTTACAATGCTAAAAGAAATTAGTGATTTGATCGTAGTTGTATTTACGACCGGAAGTTCAAGTGTTGTCTTGCCTTCTTTAATTGACCGCCTGAAGAAATTTGGTGTATCGTCATCAGTTTCTTCTTTTGTAACACCACTAGGCTATTCATTTAATCTTGTTGGAGCATGTGTCTATATTAGTTTAGCCACAATGTTTATAGTTAACATGTATGATGTGACACTAGGATTTGGCGAAATTATTGCATTGGTTTTATTTCTAACGATTATTACAAAGGGAATTGCAACGGTCCCATCAGGAGCAGTAGTGGTATTATTAGCTGCAGCAACACAACTTGGCTTACCTGCTGAGGGAGTGGCATTGATGGTTTCAGTCGATTTCTTTATCAATATGGGTCGTTCCGCAGTTAATGTGGTAGGGAATGCGTTAGCACCAGTCCTGATTGCTCAATCTGAAGATGCGTTCGTGTACAATAAAGTAGCAGACTACAAGAAAGTGATCACTGAAGTGAACAAATAAAAAGAGTACAAGATAAAAGAGATGGGGAGAGAATAAAATGAAAAAAATTTATATTATTCATGAAAATAACGATTGGACTAGACATTTAACAGCGCAGTTGGATGAAATCAAGGCACCTTATGAGTTGTGGGATTTATCTGATGGAATGATCGATATCCAAGAAGAACCACCTGAAGGGATTTTTTATAATCGGATGAGTGCTTCTTCGCATACACGTGGACACCGTTATGCACCTGAATTAACGGATAATCTGTTGACTTGGCTGGAAAGCCGTGATGCTGTTGTGTTCAATGGGACAAAAGCGATTGAACTGGAAGTAAGCAAATTGAAACAGCATTTGGCTTTGCAAAAACAGGGCATTCAAACACCTGAGACCTATGGAGCAGTTGGTAAAGAAGCTATTATCAAAGCTGCTGAAAGATTGAATAAATTCCCATTTATCATCAAGCACAATCGTGCTGGTAAAGGATTAGGTGTTCGTTTACTAAACTCAATCGAAGAATTAAAAGCCTATATTTACGGATCAGAATTCGAAGATTCAATTGATGGAATCAGTTTGATCCAAGAATACATTAAACCTGCTGATGGAACTATTATCCGCTCTGAATTTATTGGCGGAAAATTCTTTTATGCTGTGAAGGTTGATTCAAGCGATGGATTCGAGTTGTGTCCAGCAGATAGTTGCCAAGTAGGAGATGTACCAGTAATCAATAAATTTACGATTATGGATTCCCTTCCGAATGAACAAATTAAATTGTATGAAAAGTTTTTAAAAGAGCAAAAAATTGATGTAGCGGCTGTTGAATTTATTTTTGATGTTCATGGAAAAGCCTATGCATATGATGTGAATACGAATACCAATTATAACGCGGATGCCGAAAAAGTTGCTGAAAAATACGCTATGTTAGAGTTAGCAAACTTCTTGAAATCAGAACTTGAGAAAAGATAACGTGCTTTTTCTATTGAAAAGTGCAAAGAAATAGCTTTAGAATTTGGTAACACTAAAAGATTAAGTTGATTTCTATTTTGAGAAAAACATAATTTTATGATATCCTCAGTTGATTTGTTACTATTAAATTAAAGGTGAGGAGATGATATAATGTTAAAAACTTTAAAATTAGGATCAGTCGTTGGTATTGCTTTGGTAGTATTAGCAGCATGTGGCAGCACAGAAGCACCTGTTGATGATGCAGTAAATTCAACAACTGAATCAACAGCTAGTTCTAGTTCAATGAGTAGTTCAACAAGCAGTTCAACAACGACAGGAACAGTTGATTCAAGTTCTACATCGTCTGAATCAGAAAAATTTGAAGGGGAAAGTTTTTCAGTAACACCTGAACAAGCTATTGCTGAATTCCAAGCAGCTTACCCAAATGCAGCTATTTCTTCAATTGATTTTGATAAAGATCAAGGAGAATACACATTTGAAATCAATGGTTTTGATGATATGCAAGAAATTGAATGGGAAGTAAATGCTGAGAATGGGGAAGAAATAGAAAATAACACTGAAGAGGAAGCTTCAGACTCTGATGATCAAGAATTGATGGTTGATGAATTAATGACCTTTGATGAATTGATTACAAGATCTGAGAAAGAAGCTCCAAATGCTGTACTTATTTCTTGGAACCTAGAAGCAGATGATGATACAAATATGCCATTGTTTACGGGAGAATT
Proteins encoded:
- a CDS encoding dicarboxylate/amino acid:cation symporter, which produces MLVNKRKIKKPSLMLQVVIGALAGILVGYFSKTAGLQLEILGTIFMNLIQMIIVPLIFPVIILSIVNISDTKSFGKVAGKSFVYFFSVTTGLIILSILAGKWTGIGSNFQTGAVSTDSLEGIASGINFQSFFLSIVPSNLFQAFADGNLLPIIFFGIFLGLSLVSIGEKGKPVISFFESWSQAMFKMVDYAISFAPIGVFGFLAYDIAAYGIENLVALGQFVLFTYLAFMIVLLIIFPVIAWFFHVPYFTMLKEISDLIVVVFTTGSSSVVLPSLIDRLKKFGVSSSVSSFVTPLGYSFNLVGACVYISLATMFIVNMYDVTLGFGEIIALVLFLTIITKGIATVPSGAVVVLLAAATQLGLPAEGVALMVSVDFFINMGRSAVNVVGNALAPVLIAQSEDAFVYNKVADYKKVITEVNK
- a CDS encoding PepSY domain-containing protein produces the protein MLKTLKLGSVVGIALVVLAACGSTEAPVDDAVNSTTESTASSSSMSSSTSSSTTTGTVDSSSTSSESEKFEGESFSVTPEQAIAEFQAAYPNAAISSIDFDKDQGEYTFEINGFDDMQEIEWEVNAENGEEIENNTEEEASDSDDQELMVDELMTFDELITRSEKEAPNAVLISWNLEADDDTNMPLFTGEFEEGNNEVEVHLNAETGEILSVEND
- a CDS encoding ATP-grasp domain-containing protein, which translates into the protein MKKIYIIHENNDWTRHLTAQLDEIKAPYELWDLSDGMIDIQEEPPEGIFYNRMSASSHTRGHRYAPELTDNLLTWLESRDAVVFNGTKAIELEVSKLKQHLALQKQGIQTPETYGAVGKEAIIKAAERLNKFPFIIKHNRAGKGLGVRLLNSIEELKAYIYGSEFEDSIDGISLIQEYIKPADGTIIRSEFIGGKFFYAVKVDSSDGFELCPADSCQVGDVPVINKFTIMDSLPNEQIKLYEKFLKEQKIDVAAVEFIFDVHGKAYAYDVNTNTNYNADAEKVAEKYAMLELANFLKSELEKR